One Luteolibacter yonseiensis genomic window carries:
- the nadB gene encoding L-aspartate oxidase translates to MTADFLVIGAGVAGLSFALRAAKHGSVIVLTKGDAYESNTAWAQGGIASVLSPDERDAGDTEELHVADTLDAGAGLCKEEAVRTIVGEGAAAIEDLVDYGVSFDQENGHFELGKEGGHSHRRILHTRDTTGREIAQALIETARKTPNLTLLEDHFVIDLITTAKLGAAVDDRVIGAYVLETKTNEVKVFRSDRVVLAAGGCGKVYLYTTNPDSATGDGVALGWRAGASIANMEFIQFHPTCFYNPGATGPEARSFLVSEAVRGEGGILINSKGEDFTKKIDPRGSLAPRDIVARAIDREIKRTGASCVYLDVTHKPKGFMKERFPYIYQTLLRFGLDCETQPIPVVPAAHYMCGGILTDVNGKTSLRGLYAVGEVGCTGLHGANRLASNSLLEGNVVARRALEEMMRMHPPGKPVPETPPVPEWSHGDTAEPDELVVIYHNWDEIRRLMWDYVSIVRTDNRLRRATARLRNLKKEVREFYWGHRVNADILELRNLVAVAGLIVECATRRKESRGLHYTLDHPNTDERLCTDTVIRKF, encoded by the coding sequence ATGACAGCAGATTTCCTGGTGATCGGCGCGGGTGTGGCCGGACTTTCCTTTGCCTTACGGGCCGCGAAACATGGTTCGGTGATCGTACTGACCAAGGGCGACGCCTATGAGTCGAACACGGCCTGGGCCCAGGGAGGGATTGCTTCCGTCTTATCTCCGGACGAGCGTGACGCCGGAGACACCGAGGAACTGCATGTGGCGGACACGCTGGATGCGGGGGCGGGGCTTTGCAAGGAAGAGGCCGTGCGCACCATCGTGGGCGAGGGGGCTGCGGCGATCGAGGACCTCGTGGATTACGGGGTTTCCTTCGACCAGGAGAATGGCCATTTCGAGCTGGGAAAGGAAGGGGGGCATTCACACCGCCGCATCCTGCACACCCGGGACACCACGGGCCGTGAAATCGCCCAGGCACTGATCGAAACCGCCCGCAAGACGCCGAATCTCACTCTTTTGGAAGATCACTTTGTCATCGACCTCATCACCACGGCCAAGCTTGGCGCGGCGGTGGACGATCGCGTGATCGGAGCGTATGTGCTGGAGACAAAGACGAACGAGGTGAAGGTCTTCCGCTCGGACCGGGTGGTTCTTGCCGCCGGAGGTTGCGGAAAAGTCTATCTCTACACCACCAATCCGGACTCCGCGACCGGTGACGGGGTGGCGCTCGGCTGGCGCGCGGGCGCGAGCATCGCGAACATGGAGTTCATCCAATTCCACCCCACCTGTTTCTACAACCCCGGCGCGACCGGTCCGGAAGCCAGGTCCTTCCTCGTCAGCGAGGCGGTGCGTGGCGAGGGTGGAATCCTCATCAATTCGAAGGGTGAGGATTTCACGAAAAAAATCGATCCGCGTGGTTCACTCGCCCCTCGTGACATCGTCGCCCGTGCCATCGACCGCGAGATCAAGCGCACCGGTGCGTCCTGTGTTTACCTGGACGTGACCCACAAGCCGAAGGGTTTCATGAAGGAGCGTTTCCCCTATATCTATCAGACGCTGCTCAGGTTCGGGCTGGATTGCGAAACCCAGCCGATTCCTGTAGTTCCCGCCGCGCATTACATGTGCGGGGGCATCCTCACGGACGTGAACGGGAAGACTTCCTTGCGGGGGCTTTATGCCGTGGGGGAGGTCGGCTGCACCGGCCTGCATGGAGCGAACCGCCTTGCTTCCAACTCGCTGCTGGAAGGAAACGTCGTCGCGCGCCGCGCGCTTGAGGAAATGATGCGCATGCACCCGCCGGGAAAACCGGTGCCGGAAACACCGCCGGTTCCCGAGTGGTCGCATGGCGACACCGCCGAGCCGGACGAACTGGTGGTGATCTATCACAACTGGGACGAGATCCGCCGCCTGATGTGGGATTATGTTTCCATCGTCCGCACGGACAACCGCCTGCGCCGCGCCACCGCCCGCCTGCGGAATTTGAAAAAGGAAGTGCGGGAATTCTACTGGGGCCACCGCGTGAACGCCGACATCTTGGAACTGCGGAATCTCGTGGCGGTGGCTGGCCTCATCGTCGAATGCGCCACCCGCCGCAAGGAATCCCGCGGGCTGCACTACACGCTGGACCATCCGAACACGGACGAGCGGCTTTGCACGGACACGGTGATCAGGAAGTTTTAG
- the bioD gene encoding dethiobiotin synthase — protein sequence MSFFITGTDTDVGKTYVTRLIIESLRAEGRDAVGYKPVSCGDRGDATILSEVSGGVDLDEINPVSLNTPLAPYVAGMLENRTVDPAELIAGYHNLAGKHAQVVVEGAGGWEVPIAANYRVSDLAADLKLPVVLVAGNKLGALNHIILTVNAIRAKGLTCAGIVLNQLEDEMDTAMITNKGVVEDLTGVPLLEHIIHGQDFLDVDAFLKI from the coding sequence ATGAGTTTTTTCATCACCGGCACCGATACCGACGTCGGCAAGACCTATGTCACCCGCCTGATCATCGAAAGCCTGCGCGCCGAGGGCCGCGATGCCGTCGGCTACAAGCCGGTTTCCTGCGGAGACCGCGGAGACGCCACCATCCTGTCCGAAGTCTCGGGCGGCGTGGACTTGGATGAAATCAACCCGGTTTCCCTCAATACCCCCCTCGCCCCCTATGTCGCGGGCATGCTGGAGAACCGGACCGTCGATCCGGCCGAACTCATCGCCGGATACCACAACCTCGCCGGAAAACACGCACAGGTGGTCGTGGAAGGGGCGGGCGGCTGGGAGGTTCCCATCGCCGCCAATTACCGCGTCTCCGATCTCGCCGCCGATTTGAAACTGCCCGTCGTCCTCGTCGCGGGAAACAAGCTTGGCGCCTTGAACCACATCATCCTCACCGTGAACGCCATCCGGGCCAAGGGACTCACCTGCGCGGGCATCGTGCTGAACCAGTTGGAGGACGAGATGGATACCGCCATGATCACGAACAAGGGCGTGGTGGAGGATCTCACCGGCGTTCCGCTGTTGGAGCACATCATCCACGGCCAGGATTTCCTCGATGTGGACGCGTTTTTGAAAATTTAA
- a CDS encoding sigma-70 family RNA polymerase sigma factor — protein sequence MPDSEAFTRVIAEHHSSLRHYIGGFGVNPAWVDDIAQDTFLVVYRKWDEFLAVDNPGAWLRTVAKNLVLNETAKLNRRERLFSHNLTKLLVEAEDAQTSTPPPPMPPETLEALRACLGHLTKKTRGVIEARYFGNMNSFQIGQEMAMKPAAVRKLLFHARQSLAECLRGKPIEVHW from the coding sequence ATGCCGGACTCAGAAGCATTCACCCGCGTCATCGCGGAGCACCACTCAAGCCTGCGCCACTACATCGGCGGCTTCGGGGTGAATCCCGCGTGGGTGGATGACATCGCGCAGGACACCTTCCTCGTCGTCTATCGGAAGTGGGATGAGTTCCTCGCCGTGGACAATCCCGGGGCATGGCTGCGAACCGTCGCGAAAAACCTGGTGTTGAACGAAACCGCCAAACTCAACCGGCGCGAACGTTTGTTCAGCCACAACCTCACCAAGCTTCTCGTGGAGGCGGAGGACGCGCAGACATCCACACCTCCTCCGCCCATGCCTCCGGAGACGCTCGAAGCCCTGCGCGCCTGCCTCGGCCACCTGACGAAAAAAACCCGTGGCGTCATCGAGGCACGCTACTTCGGAAACATGAACTCTTTCCAAATCGGCCAGGAGATGGCGATGAAACCGGCCGCCGTCAGGAAACTGCTTTTTCACGCACGCCAGTCGCTCGCCGAGTGCCTGCGCGGGAAACCCATCGAAGTCCACTGGTAA
- a CDS encoding sulfatase: protein MKKAACLIALLALPPHLGAQEKSKPNVLLICVDDLKPTIGAYGDKLAVTPNLDRLAARGMRFDYAYCNQSVCSASRNNLMLGSRSTSLGIYDLSQNFRKAVPDAVTLSQYFMNNGYRAEAVGKILHSGHGNSDDAASWSVPTITEKVVEYADPASSAGGRLTREEAYFSNKELGRIGQLPKGAAWEIADVPDNAYSDGRIADEGIKRLQAAAERKGTPFFLGIGFTKPHLPFTAPRKYWDMHDPTKFKLAENTKPPQDAPPLAGKKGGEITNYEPIPDNGKVDDENARKLIHGYYAATSYMDAQLGRVLDELDRQKLWENTIIVLWGDHGWHLGDHGYWTKHTNYEQANHIPLLIIAPGMKPGSTRQLTETVDIYPTVTELAGLPKPSVPQPIDGVSLIPVLKDPSVRLRDHAYHCFPRGEGRIGRAIRTERYRFVEWKVPGAPADTAKLELYDYKEDPTEKQNLATKQPEVVKEMQAILARHPEAEPKPLARKEKK from the coding sequence ATGAAAAAAGCCGCCTGTCTCATCGCCCTCCTGGCCCTGCCACCCCACCTCGGGGCGCAGGAAAAATCAAAACCCAACGTCCTTCTCATCTGTGTGGACGATCTCAAGCCCACCATCGGCGCGTATGGAGACAAGCTGGCGGTCACACCGAATCTCGACCGCCTCGCCGCCCGCGGCATGCGTTTCGACTACGCCTATTGCAACCAGTCCGTCTGCTCCGCCTCGCGGAACAACCTCATGCTCGGCTCGCGCAGCACCTCGCTCGGCATCTACGACCTCTCGCAGAACTTCCGCAAGGCGGTGCCGGATGCCGTCACCCTGTCGCAATATTTCATGAACAACGGCTACCGCGCCGAAGCCGTCGGCAAGATCCTCCACTCCGGTCATGGCAACAGCGACGACGCCGCCTCATGGTCCGTCCCGACCATCACTGAAAAAGTCGTGGAATACGCGGACCCCGCCAGCTCCGCCGGGGGCAGGCTGACCCGCGAGGAGGCCTATTTTTCAAACAAGGAACTCGGCCGCATCGGCCAGCTTCCGAAAGGCGCCGCATGGGAGATCGCCGATGTCCCGGACAACGCCTACTCCGACGGCCGCATCGCGGATGAAGGTATCAAGCGCCTCCAGGCGGCGGCGGAACGGAAAGGCACGCCCTTTTTCCTCGGCATCGGCTTCACCAAGCCGCACCTGCCCTTCACCGCGCCGAGGAAATACTGGGACATGCACGACCCCACGAAATTCAAACTCGCAGAAAACACCAAACCACCCCAGGACGCTCCACCTCTCGCTGGAAAAAAAGGCGGGGAGATCACCAACTACGAACCGATCCCGGACAACGGCAAGGTCGACGATGAGAATGCCCGCAAGCTCATCCACGGCTACTACGCCGCCACCAGCTACATGGACGCCCAGCTCGGCCGCGTGCTTGATGAGCTGGACCGCCAGAAACTCTGGGAAAACACGATCATCGTCCTCTGGGGCGACCACGGCTGGCATCTCGGCGACCACGGCTACTGGACGAAGCACACCAATTACGAGCAGGCCAACCACATCCCGCTGCTCATCATCGCCCCCGGTATGAAACCCGGTTCCACCCGCCAGCTCACCGAGACCGTGGACATCTACCCTACGGTCACCGAGCTTGCTGGATTGCCAAAACCTTCCGTTCCGCAGCCCATCGACGGAGTCAGCCTCATTCCCGTGCTCAAGGACCCCTCCGTGAGACTGCGCGATCACGCCTACCACTGCTTCCCGCGTGGCGAGGGCCGCATCGGCCGGGCCATCCGCACCGAGCGCTACCGCTTTGTCGAGTGGAAAGTCCCCGGAGCCCCCGCCGACACCGCCAAGCTCGAACTCTACGACTACAAGGAAGACCCCACCGAGAAACAGAACCTTGCCACGAAGCAACCGGAAGTCGTCAAGGAGATGCAAGCCATCCTCGCCCGCCACCCCGAAGCCGAGCCAAAGCCGCTGGCACGGAAGGAAAAGAAGTAA
- a CDS encoding PA14 domain-containing protein produces the protein MKPLHTLLPLSLAMTFIASAKPQSAFHNPLYQGEDPWVIRHENSYYMCSSGPSEPTAVYVSKSPTLTERGEKVKVWEDGDNYRRVFAPELHFIQGKWYIYFCADVRSEGWKHMAVVLQANTDNPLDGFTNRGVLFTGDEHGNAQANDITVVTYKDQLYAFWGSLADKIVEGAVMAPMDSPTRITAHRKEIGLHAEGPRAILRNGKLIMTGAEGGFASKDYRLSALIYSPDAGPIDDKKSWKPLGTLLKTTDDVWGPSRASFTTSPDGKENWVMYHSKIFNADDNGMRAINIKKFTFKEDDTPDFGTAASPTSLLENPSGDPGMGELYEAEDWQLSGDAAKASTNKNFTGTGYVDGFSKKGAKATFTADVPAAGVYRVILRYANGVKVEGEQQSFPKIYPPAQSTLSLYVNGAKIKRTQFHRTTNWDVWMFQGENLQLKAGKNEIAWQNDEGDVGQVTLDSAAVAKSSTPIHGLTGSYYNNRDLTDQKLTRLDPEISFNWGNGSPDPLIENDTFSVRWEGFITPLYSETYTFHSKSDNGRRLWIDKQPVIDKWLDDYDQTYTGTIKLEAGKKYPITFEYYEDGGGANTRLEWSSESQPREVIPSGRLEPAAK, from the coding sequence ATGAAACCTCTTCACACCCTCTTGCCGCTGTCCCTCGCCATGACCTTCATCGCCAGCGCGAAGCCGCAGTCCGCCTTCCACAACCCGCTCTACCAAGGAGAGGATCCATGGGTCATCCGTCACGAGAACAGCTACTACATGTGCAGTTCCGGACCGTCGGAGCCGACGGCCGTCTATGTTTCCAAGTCCCCCACCCTCACCGAGCGCGGGGAGAAGGTGAAGGTCTGGGAGGATGGCGACAACTACCGCCGCGTCTTCGCTCCGGAGCTTCACTTCATCCAGGGGAAATGGTACATCTACTTCTGCGCGGACGTCAGATCCGAGGGCTGGAAGCACATGGCCGTCGTCCTGCAGGCGAATACGGACAACCCGCTGGACGGATTCACCAACAGGGGCGTGCTCTTCACCGGGGACGAGCACGGCAACGCGCAGGCGAACGACATCACCGTGGTGACGTACAAGGACCAGCTCTACGCCTTCTGGGGATCGCTGGCGGACAAGATCGTGGAAGGTGCCGTGATGGCTCCGATGGACAGTCCCACCAGGATCACCGCTCATCGCAAGGAGATCGGACTGCACGCCGAGGGTCCGCGTGCCATCCTGAGGAACGGCAAGCTGATCATGACCGGCGCCGAGGGAGGATTCGCCTCCAAGGACTACCGGCTCTCCGCGCTGATCTATTCCCCGGACGCCGGACCCATCGATGACAAGAAATCGTGGAAACCCCTGGGCACCCTCCTGAAAACCACCGACGATGTCTGGGGACCATCCCGCGCCAGCTTCACCACCTCTCCGGATGGCAAGGAGAACTGGGTGATGTATCACTCGAAGATCTTCAACGCCGACGACAACGGCATGCGCGCCATCAACATCAAGAAGTTCACCTTCAAGGAGGACGACACGCCGGACTTCGGCACGGCTGCCAGCCCCACCTCCTTGTTGGAAAACCCCTCCGGCGATCCCGGCATGGGCGAGCTCTACGAAGCCGAGGACTGGCAACTCTCCGGTGACGCGGCGAAGGCATCCACCAACAAGAACTTCACCGGCACCGGCTACGTGGACGGCTTTTCCAAAAAAGGAGCCAAAGCCACCTTCACCGCGGACGTCCCGGCGGCGGGTGTCTATCGCGTGATCCTCCGTTACGCGAATGGTGTGAAGGTCGAGGGAGAACAACAGTCGTTCCCGAAAATCTATCCCCCCGCCCAAAGCACGCTCTCGCTGTATGTGAACGGGGCGAAGATCAAACGCACCCAGTTCCACCGCACCACGAACTGGGATGTGTGGATGTTCCAAGGGGAAAATCTCCAGCTCAAGGCCGGGAAAAACGAGATCGCCTGGCAGAATGACGAGGGCGACGTCGGCCAGGTCACGCTGGACTCCGCCGCAGTCGCGAAAAGCTCCACCCCAATCCACGGTCTGACCGGCAGCTACTACAACAACCGCGACCTCACGGACCAGAAACTCACCCGCCTTGATCCTGAAATCTCCTTCAATTGGGGCAATGGTTCGCCGGACCCGTTGATAGAAAACGACACGTTCTCCGTCCGCTGGGAGGGATTCATCACCCCGCTTTATTCCGAAACGTATACCTTCCACTCCAAGTCCGACAACGGCCGCAGGCTGTGGATCGACAAACAGCCCGTCATCGACAAATGGCTGGATGACTACGACCAGACCTACACCGGAACCATCAAGCTCGAGGCCGGAAAAAAATATCCCATCACCTTCGAATACTACGAGGACGGCGGCGGAGCGAACACCCGCCTCGAATGGTCCAGCGAAAGCCAGCCAAGGGAGGTGATTCCATCCGGAAGACTCGAACCCGCAGCAAAATAA
- a CDS encoding purine-nucleoside phosphorylase, which yields MIGIVSGSGLGALADAVEIEREVPFLEAGLPISSVPGHAGAFVFGKLAGRSVLLMKGRLHLYEGYDARQVTAGIRWMVAQGINKLILTNAAGTMNNAFAPGTWMMLSDHLNLTATSPLAGADFTDMSVAYDAACRADFRTAAIVSGMTLHEGVYAGLRGPQYETPAEIRMLQSMGADAVGMSTVLETIQARSLKIPVVAFSCLTNWAAGLTGAHLDHKGVLETGRQAADEMASLLKQVLGEKR from the coding sequence ATGATTGGCATAGTATCGGGATCGGGGCTGGGGGCGTTGGCGGATGCGGTGGAGATTGAAAGGGAGGTTCCGTTCCTGGAAGCGGGGCTTCCCATATCTTCCGTGCCGGGACATGCGGGAGCGTTTGTCTTTGGCAAACTCGCCGGCAGATCCGTGCTTCTGATGAAAGGCCGGCTCCACCTCTACGAAGGCTACGACGCGCGACAGGTCACCGCAGGGATACGCTGGATGGTGGCACAAGGAATCAACAAACTCATCCTGACCAACGCCGCCGGCACGATGAACAACGCCTTCGCTCCCGGCACATGGATGATGCTCAGCGATCATCTGAACCTCACCGCGACATCGCCGCTCGCAGGCGCTGATTTCACCGACATGTCCGTGGCCTACGACGCCGCATGCCGCGCCGATTTCCGCACCGCCGCGATCGTCTCCGGCATGACGCTTCATGAAGGCGTGTATGCGGGCCTGCGTGGTCCGCAATATGAAACTCCCGCGGAAATCCGCATGCTCCAGTCCATGGGGGCCGACGCCGTGGGCATGAGCACCGTGTTGGAAACCATCCAGGCACGTTCGCTGAAAATCCCTGTGGTGGCCTTTTCGTGTCTGACGAACTGGGCAGCTGGACTCACAGGAGCCCATTTGGATCACAAGGGAGTGCTGGAAACCGGCAGGCAGGCGGCGGATGAGATGGCCTCGCTCCTGAAGCAGGTGTTGGGGGAGAAGCGGTGA
- a CDS encoding aminopeptidase P family protein translates to MRYEPISPAFFIRNRENLRGLLKPNSMVILRANDIYPTNADGTMAFKQNSDLFYLTGVDQEDTTLVLMPDAVDPNEREILFVKETSELIAIWEGEKLNKEQARAATGVERIEWSGSFDGFLHRMVPQVEHIYLATNEHLRASVVVETANARFIKDCQSRYPLHRYERLAPLLHRLRITKDQEEVKQLQRACDITEAGFRRLLGFIKPGVGEWEIEAELLHEFVRRGSRGFAYAPIIGTGKNACVLHYVENDKICQDGDMVLMDVAAEYAGWASDLTRTVPVNGRFTKRQRDVYDSVLRVFHGANGILRPGNTPMEYQKQVIELMERELVHLGLFSAKEAAAQGPDKALVKKYFMHGTSHHLGLDVHDVCPPHEPFAEGMVFTIEPGIYIRGENMGIRLENDVVIGKDGNFDLMRNIPIEAEEIEELMNAGR, encoded by the coding sequence GTGCGATACGAACCGATTTCTCCAGCGTTTTTCATCCGTAACCGCGAAAATCTCCGCGGCCTGCTCAAGCCCAACAGCATGGTCATTCTCCGTGCGAACGATATCTATCCGACCAATGCGGACGGCACGATGGCGTTCAAACAGAACAGCGATCTCTTCTATCTGACCGGCGTCGATCAGGAGGACACCACGCTCGTTCTCATGCCGGATGCGGTGGATCCGAATGAACGGGAAATCCTCTTCGTCAAGGAGACCAGCGAGCTTATCGCCATCTGGGAAGGAGAGAAACTCAACAAGGAGCAGGCCCGTGCCGCCACGGGTGTCGAACGCATCGAGTGGTCCGGCTCGTTCGACGGGTTCCTCCACCGCATGGTTCCGCAGGTGGAGCACATCTATCTGGCGACCAACGAGCATCTCCGCGCCAGTGTCGTGGTGGAGACCGCGAACGCGCGCTTCATCAAGGATTGCCAGTCGCGCTACCCGCTGCACCGCTACGAGCGCCTCGCTCCGTTGCTCCACCGCCTGCGGATCACGAAGGACCAGGAGGAGGTCAAACAGCTCCAGCGCGCCTGCGACATCACGGAGGCCGGATTCCGCAGGTTGCTGGGCTTCATCAAGCCCGGAGTGGGGGAATGGGAGATCGAGGCCGAGTTGTTGCACGAGTTTGTCCGCCGGGGGTCGCGTGGTTTCGCCTACGCTCCCATCATCGGCACTGGAAAAAACGCGTGTGTGCTCCACTATGTGGAAAACGACAAGATCTGTCAGGATGGCGACATGGTTCTGATGGACGTGGCCGCCGAGTATGCGGGGTGGGCGTCCGACCTCACCCGGACCGTGCCGGTGAACGGCCGGTTCACCAAGCGCCAGCGGGATGTGTATGACTCCGTCCTGCGCGTTTTCCACGGAGCGAACGGCATCCTCCGTCCCGGCAACACGCCGATGGAATACCAAAAGCAGGTCATCGAGCTGATGGAGCGAGAGCTTGTCCATCTGGGGCTTTTCTCTGCGAAGGAGGCGGCTGCCCAAGGGCCGGACAAGGCTCTCGTGAAAAAATATTTCATGCACGGCACCTCGCACCATCTGGGGCTGGACGTGCACGACGTCTGTCCGCCGCACGAACCTTTCGCGGAAGGCATGGTGTTCACCATCGAGCCGGGTATCTACATCCGAGGAGAGAACATGGGCATCCGGTTGGAAAACGATGTGGTCATCGGCAAGGACGGCAACTTCGACCTGATGCGGAACATCCCGATAGAGGCGGAGGAAATTGAGGAATTGATGAATGCCGGCCGCTGA
- a CDS encoding DUF2383 domain-containing protein, with the protein MEIPFDPAAPMYHTAHIHDRCICICNRLLRGELSAVETYTQVIDKYTHSDADEILRQIRKDHSRSANLLSANVRDMSGEPEKNSGAWGLVATVAQGAANLFGPRSAIESLLKGEEADRDDYENALLDENVGPECKELIREDLLPAVLHHVSTLQELVIRNEHES; encoded by the coding sequence ATGGAAATCCCGTTCGATCCCGCAGCACCCATGTACCACACCGCCCACATCCATGACCGCTGTATTTGCATTTGCAATCGGCTCCTGCGGGGGGAGCTGTCGGCCGTCGAGACTTACACACAGGTCATCGACAAATACACCCATTCGGATGCGGACGAAATCCTCAGGCAAATCCGCAAGGATCACTCCCGTTCCGCAAACCTCCTTTCCGCCAATGTCCGGGACATGAGTGGTGAGCCGGAAAAAAATTCCGGAGCTTGGGGACTTGTCGCCACGGTCGCGCAGGGAGCTGCCAATCTGTTCGGCCCTCGATCCGCCATCGAGTCTCTTTTGAAGGGAGAGGAAGCGGACCGCGACGACTACGAAAACGCCTTGTTGGATGAGAACGTGGGGCCGGAGTGCAAGGAGCTCATCCGGGAAGACCTGCTCCCGGCCGTGCTGCACCATGTCTCAACACTTCAAGAGCTGGTGATACGGAACGAACACGAATCCTGA
- a CDS encoding AI-2E family transporter: MTPPTKKVPTAESLATISNVLLSAAIIAALYFGRELLVPLALAALLTFMLTPLVNRLQRWIGRIGAVLSVVAMMFAATGVAGWVLTRQAVDLANQLPGYKENIRAKLRSIQIPNEGPFTRISETMEELKKDLPGSGNSETRLKPEALKKEDQPPMPVEVVSGQDKRVEFVQEVVTPVLGPLGTAGLVVLLLVFMLLQREDLRNRMIRLIGQGRISATSRAMDDAGSRVSRYLFMQLVVNVTYGIPVAIGLYFIGVPNAILWGALSTVLRFIPYVGPWIAAGFPILLSLAVSPGWMAPMLTIGLFIGLELFSNNVMEPWLYGSSTGVTPIALIVAALVWTWLWGPVGLVLATPLTVCLVVMGRHIPRLAFLSIILSDEEPLTPAEECYHRLHRAGEHDEMELVDHYLKANSTASLFDSVLVPVITAAETDHRAGLLETEQLDFIERGLGDILNELEMRDEVDLRDSEKEMTAAVCIVPVRAHRDQLAGEMLGHLLRKGGHTAQNGSAKMVSGELVGWVRESQPDAVCISVVAPSSSSQARYLSAKLRASFPALKIIVGLWGAGEKTAEVTSQLREAGADDVVTTMAAAVERLAFHVIRPTEAVA, translated from the coding sequence ATGACACCTCCGACAAAAAAAGTCCCCACAGCCGAATCTCTGGCAACCATTTCGAACGTATTGCTCAGCGCGGCCATCATCGCCGCGCTGTATTTCGGTCGGGAACTGCTGGTGCCGCTCGCGCTGGCCGCCTTGCTGACCTTCATGCTCACACCGTTGGTGAACCGGCTCCAGAGATGGATCGGCAGGATCGGAGCCGTCCTGAGCGTGGTGGCGATGATGTTCGCCGCCACCGGAGTCGCCGGCTGGGTCCTCACACGGCAGGCGGTGGATCTCGCGAACCAGCTCCCCGGATATAAGGAAAACATCCGTGCGAAGCTACGCTCCATTCAAATACCGAATGAAGGTCCGTTCACCAGGATTTCCGAGACCATGGAGGAGCTGAAAAAAGACCTCCCAGGATCCGGCAACTCCGAAACCCGTCTCAAACCGGAAGCCCTGAAAAAAGAAGACCAGCCGCCCATGCCGGTGGAGGTGGTGAGCGGCCAGGACAAGCGGGTGGAATTCGTGCAGGAGGTTGTCACCCCGGTTTTAGGCCCGTTGGGCACGGCGGGCCTGGTGGTGTTGTTGCTGGTCTTCATGCTGCTGCAGCGGGAGGACCTGCGAAACCGGATGATCCGTTTGATCGGCCAAGGACGCATCAGCGCGACCTCGAGGGCGATGGACGACGCCGGATCGAGGGTCTCGAGATACCTGTTCATGCAGTTGGTCGTGAATGTGACCTACGGGATCCCGGTGGCGATAGGATTGTATTTCATCGGAGTGCCGAACGCCATCCTCTGGGGCGCGCTCTCCACCGTCCTGCGTTTCATTCCTTATGTGGGTCCGTGGATCGCGGCCGGATTTCCCATCCTTCTGTCGCTGGCGGTGTCCCCCGGATGGATGGCACCCATGCTGACCATCGGCCTTTTCATCGGCCTGGAGCTCTTCAGCAACAATGTGATGGAGCCGTGGCTGTATGGTTCGAGCACGGGGGTGACGCCCATCGCCCTGATCGTCGCCGCGCTGGTCTGGACCTGGCTGTGGGGTCCGGTCGGGCTGGTACTGGCCACCCCCTTGACCGTCTGCCTCGTCGTAATGGGCCGGCACATCCCGAGGCTGGCGTTTCTCAGCATCATCCTGAGCGATGAAGAACCGCTCACTCCTGCGGAGGAATGCTACCATCGACTCCACCGTGCCGGGGAGCACGATGAAATGGAATTGGTGGACCACTATCTGAAGGCGAACTCCACCGCCTCCTTGTTCGATTCCGTGCTTGTCCCCGTCATCACCGCCGCCGAGACAGACCATCGGGCGGGACTTCTGGAGACCGAGCAATTGGATTTCATCGAACGCGGACTGGGCGACATCCTCAACGAACTCGAAATGCGGGATGAGGTGGATCTGCGGGATTCGGAAAAGGAAATGACCGCCGCCGTCTGCATCGTTCCCGTCAGGGCCCATCGTGACCAGCTTGCCGGAGAGATGCTTGGCCACCTCCTGCGGAAAGGCGGCCACACCGCCCAGAATGGTTCCGCGAAAATGGTTTCCGGGGAGCTGGTAGGCTGGGTTCGCGAATCCCAGCCAGACGCGGTCTGCATCTCCGTGGTCGCCCCCAGTTCCAGCAGCCAGGCCCGCTACCTTTCAGCGAAGCTGCGCGCGAGTTTCCCTGCATTGAAAATCATCGTCGGTTTATGGGGCGCGGGAGAAAAGACCGCGGAAGTCACCTCACAACTTCGTGAAGCGGGAGCGGACGATGTCGTCACCACCATGGCGGCCGCGGTTGAGAGACTGGCTTTTCATGTGATCCGTCCCACCGAGGCAGTCGCATGA